The following are encoded in a window of Streptomyces griseiscabiei genomic DNA:
- a CDS encoding GNAT family N-acetyltransferase, which yields MTGDGSAGPGVRLEPWSEDDLGLLRRGNSPRMTEHLGGPETEEELLARHRRYLAVAPGRMYRVVLAGSGEAVGSIGYWEHEWRGETVWETGWGILPEFQGRGLAVRAARAVVEAARQARTHRSVHALPRVANTASNAVCRGAGFTLFGEVSVEYPKGHWNMSNDWRLELELEPGRD from the coding sequence GTGACGGGCGACGGGAGCGCCGGGCCCGGGGTGCGGCTGGAGCCCTGGTCCGAGGACGACCTCGGGCTCCTGCGGCGCGGCAACAGCCCCCGGATGACCGAGCACCTGGGCGGCCCGGAGACCGAGGAGGAACTGCTCGCCCGGCACCGCCGCTATCTCGCCGTGGCGCCCGGGCGGATGTACCGGGTCGTGCTGGCCGGCTCCGGTGAGGCGGTCGGCTCGATCGGCTACTGGGAGCACGAGTGGCGGGGCGAGACCGTCTGGGAGACCGGATGGGGGATCCTGCCCGAGTTCCAGGGCCGGGGCCTCGCCGTACGGGCCGCCCGGGCGGTCGTCGAGGCGGCGCGGCAGGCACGGACGCACCGCTCTGTGCACGCGCTGCCGCGGGTGGCGAACACCGCGTCGAACGCGGTGTGCCGCGGGGCCGGGTTCACCCTGTTCGGCGAGGTCTCCGTGGAGTACCCGAAGGGGCACTGGAACATGTCGAACGACTGGCGGCTGGAGCTGGAGCTGGAGCCGGGGCGGGACTGA
- a CDS encoding PIG-L deacetylase family protein, which translates to MTDPQQDQPDQLEPLPDDWTRALAVVAHPDDLEYGCSAAIAAWTDAGREVAYVLATRGEAGIDTLEPARCGPLREREQRASAAVVGVSVVEFLDHRDGVVEYGPALRRDIAAAVRRHRPELIVTLNHRDTWGGVAWNTPDHVAVGRATLDAAGDAGNRWIFPELVEQGLEPWDGVRWVAVAGSSSPTHAVDATAGLDRAVASLLEHRTYLEVLTKEDPETYARDFLTGFARSTGERFGGRPAVAFEVFPR; encoded by the coding sequence ATGACCGACCCGCAGCAGGACCAGCCGGACCAGCTCGAACCCCTGCCCGACGACTGGACGCGCGCCCTCGCCGTCGTGGCCCACCCGGACGACCTCGAATACGGCTGCTCGGCGGCGATCGCCGCCTGGACCGACGCCGGCCGCGAGGTCGCCTATGTCCTGGCCACCCGGGGTGAGGCCGGCATCGACACCCTGGAGCCCGCGCGCTGCGGCCCGCTGCGCGAGCGGGAGCAGCGGGCGAGCGCGGCCGTGGTGGGGGTGTCGGTGGTCGAGTTCCTCGACCACCGGGACGGCGTCGTCGAGTACGGGCCCGCCCTGCGCCGGGACATCGCCGCCGCCGTCCGCCGGCACCGCCCCGAGCTGATCGTCACCCTCAACCACCGCGACACCTGGGGCGGGGTCGCCTGGAACACCCCCGACCATGTGGCGGTGGGCCGCGCCACCCTGGACGCCGCCGGGGACGCGGGGAACCGCTGGATCTTCCCCGAACTCGTCGAACAGGGCCTGGAGCCCTGGGACGGCGTCCGCTGGGTCGCCGTCGCCGGTTCCTCCAGCCCCACCCACGCCGTCGACGCCACGGCGGGCCTGGACCGCGCGGTCGCCTCCCTCCTGGAACACCGCACCTACCTGGAGGTCCTGACCAAGGAGGACCCGGAGACATACGCCCGCGACTTCCTCACCGGCTTCGCCCGGAGCACGGGGGAGCGGTTCGGCGGCAGACCGGCCGTGGCCTTCGAGGTGTTCCCCCGGTGA
- a CDS encoding L-rhamnose mutarotase, with the protein MKRVCFLLKVRADRLDEYRERHAAVWPEMLQALSATGWHNYSLFLREDGLLVGYVETEDFEAALAGMEATDVNARWQTEMAPFFESLDGARPDEAMKPLTEVFHLA; encoded by the coding sequence ATGAAGCGCGTGTGCTTTCTGCTGAAGGTCAGGGCGGACCGCCTCGACGAGTACCGCGAGCGGCACGCCGCCGTGTGGCCCGAGATGCTTCAGGCGCTCTCGGCCACCGGCTGGCACAACTACTCGCTCTTCCTGCGCGAGGACGGCCTCCTGGTCGGCTACGTGGAGACCGAGGACTTCGAAGCCGCCCTGGCCGGTATGGAGGCCACCGACGTCAACGCCCGCTGGCAGACGGAGATGGCGCCGTTCTTCGAATCGCTGGACGGCGCCCGCCCCGACGAGGCCATGAAACCCCTCACCGAGGTCTTCCACCTGGCCTGA
- a CDS encoding BNR repeat-containing protein — MKRRTLLGAALAGAVATPALGATAARAADPGPSVTQTGNTLLDSQAIFFVSYDGLVNNNAFQKNALLTYKGYQYAVWYTADRNAVVGRRVLGSGTWSTVKVGHTLRYNDSHNVISMGVSRTDGRLHLNMDSHSDGFTYVKSVAGLMDNPGGLSWVASRFGAPQSTLDGLALTSQFTYPQFVSTPDGKLQLSYRAGISGNGRNALAEYDGTSWTNLGEWTSSTGTYTSEHGSSTARNMYLHGIDYDRNGRLHALFTWREQNGAVMCNGGGITNHDTGYVYSDDRGRTWRNNAGTVVGTTGGSDKVSVTDAGLVVDALNPDHSLMNQESQWTDSAGRPHAIISYVPGRFGQCTTNYVANRTANGRAFLVRKSASGPWTKTEIPVPLNSSQRTKLVMDKYNNAYAIFPFGRIAGASAASGHTDWTILFDGSGLNAFGEVVFDESRIAQDNVLSVMYQVKSSGTTPSALRVIDFALPA, encoded by the coding sequence ATGAAGAGACGTACGCTGCTCGGCGCCGCACTCGCCGGTGCCGTGGCGACCCCCGCCCTCGGCGCCACGGCCGCCCGCGCCGCCGACCCCGGCCCGTCCGTCACCCAGACCGGCAACACCCTGCTGGACAGCCAGGCCATCTTCTTCGTGTCCTACGACGGCCTGGTCAACAACAACGCGTTCCAGAAGAACGCCCTGCTGACCTACAAGGGCTACCAGTACGCCGTCTGGTACACCGCCGACCGCAACGCCGTCGTCGGCCGCCGGGTCCTCGGCTCCGGCACCTGGTCCACCGTCAAGGTCGGCCACACCCTGCGCTACAACGACTCCCACAACGTCATCTCCATGGGCGTCTCCAGGACCGACGGCCGCCTCCACCTCAACATGGACTCGCACAGCGACGGCTTCACCTATGTCAAGTCGGTCGCCGGGCTCATGGACAACCCGGGCGGGCTCAGCTGGGTCGCGAGCCGTTTCGGTGCCCCGCAGTCCACCCTCGACGGACTCGCCCTCACCTCGCAGTTCACCTACCCGCAGTTCGTCTCGACGCCCGACGGCAAGCTCCAGTTGAGCTACCGCGCCGGTATCTCCGGCAACGGCCGCAACGCCCTCGCCGAGTACGACGGCACCTCCTGGACCAACCTCGGCGAGTGGACGTCCTCCACCGGCACGTACACCAGCGAGCACGGCTCCTCGACGGCCCGCAACATGTACCTGCACGGCATCGACTACGACCGCAACGGCCGCCTGCACGCCCTGTTCACCTGGCGCGAGCAGAACGGCGCCGTGATGTGCAACGGCGGCGGCATCACCAACCACGACACCGGCTACGTCTACTCCGACGACCGGGGCCGTACCTGGCGCAACAACGCGGGCACCGTCGTCGGCACCACCGGCGGTTCCGACAAGGTCTCCGTCACCGACGCGGGCCTGGTGGTGGACGCGCTCAACCCGGACCACTCCCTGATGAACCAGGAGAGCCAGTGGACCGACTCCGCCGGCCGGCCGCACGCCATCATCAGCTACGTCCCCGGCCGCTTCGGCCAGTGCACCACCAACTACGTCGCCAACCGCACGGCCAACGGCCGCGCCTTCCTCGTCCGCAAGAGCGCCTCCGGCCCCTGGACGAAGACCGAGATACCGGTGCCGCTCAACTCCAGCCAGCGCACCAAACTGGTCATGGACAAGTACAACAACGCCTACGCGATCTTCCCGTTCGGCCGGATCGCCGGCGCCTCGGCGGCCTCCGGGCACACCGACTGGACGATCCTGTTCGACGGCTCCGGGCTCAACGCCTTCGGCGAGGTCGTCTTCGACGAGAGCCGTATCGCCCAGGACAATGTGCTGTCCGTGATGTACCAGGTGAAGTCCAGCGGTACGACCCCCTCGGCGCTCCGCGTCATCGACTTCGCCCTGCCCGCCTGA
- a CDS encoding LacI family DNA-binding transcriptional regulator translates to MSQPVGIKDVAAAAGVSVGTVSNVINRPDSVASGTRARVLAAIDRLGYVRSESARQLRAGRSRIMGLLVLDMGNPFFVDVARGAERAARDAGLGVMVCNSAQSAGEEAEYLSLFAEQRVRGVLLTPADATGRNIKAFRRHGIPFVLVDRVAEGTTECSVSVDDVAGGALAVRHLVDAGHRSIAYVSGPAGLNQVRDRRTGALNALREAGLGPEALRELPTERLDVAAGRDAGARLLGLADRPTAVFCANDLLALGVLQAMYAAGVSVPDDLAIVGYDDIEFAAAAAVPLTSVRQPAVTMGALAAELLLEETEAETAPTRHEHRRVVLQPELVVRRSSLSAR, encoded by the coding sequence ATGTCGCAGCCGGTGGGTATCAAGGACGTCGCCGCAGCCGCCGGAGTCTCCGTCGGCACGGTCTCCAACGTCATCAACCGGCCCGACTCGGTGGCGTCCGGCACCCGCGCCCGGGTGCTGGCCGCCATCGACCGCCTCGGCTACGTCCGCAGCGAGTCGGCACGCCAGCTGCGGGCCGGGCGGAGCCGCATCATGGGGCTGCTCGTGCTCGACATGGGCAACCCCTTCTTCGTCGACGTCGCGCGCGGAGCCGAGCGGGCCGCGCGCGACGCCGGACTCGGCGTGATGGTCTGCAACAGCGCGCAGAGCGCGGGCGAGGAGGCCGAGTACCTGTCGCTCTTCGCCGAACAGCGGGTGCGCGGTGTCCTGCTCACCCCGGCCGACGCCACCGGCCGCAACATCAAGGCGTTCCGCCGCCACGGCATCCCCTTCGTCCTCGTCGACCGGGTCGCCGAGGGCACCACCGAGTGCTCGGTCTCCGTGGACGACGTCGCCGGCGGCGCGCTCGCCGTACGGCATCTGGTGGACGCGGGCCACCGCTCCATCGCGTACGTCAGCGGACCGGCGGGGCTCAACCAGGTCCGCGACCGCCGTACGGGCGCCCTCAACGCCCTGCGGGAGGCCGGGCTCGGCCCCGAGGCCCTGCGCGAGCTGCCCACCGAACGCCTCGACGTGGCCGCCGGCCGGGACGCGGGCGCCCGCCTCCTCGGCCTCGCCGACCGCCCCACCGCCGTCTTCTGCGCCAACGACCTGCTCGCCCTCGGCGTGCTCCAGGCCATGTACGCGGCCGGGGTGAGCGTCCCCGACGACCTCGCCATCGTCGGTTACGACGACATCGAGTTCGCCGCCGCCGCGGCCGTCCCCCTCACCTCCGTACGGCAGCCCGCCGTCACCATGGGCGCCCTGGCCGCCGAACTCCTCCTGGAGGAGACCGAGGCCGAGACCGCACCCACGCGGCACGAACACCGCCGCGTGGTCCTCCAGCCCGAGCTGGTGGTGCGCCGCTCCAGCCTCTCGGCGCGCTGA
- a CDS encoding ABC transporter permease: MTVTTPQNSPVTEVPKSSGTRLVDRVFKMRELAILVVFLVMIVVTQLGNSEFLTEQGIKDLLLNATILVLVAVGQSLVVITRNVDLSVGSTLGISAFAAGTYLQGGGNAVVAVALAVLMGIGFGLLNGLLVSLGQVPALVVTLGTLYIIRGIDSIWVGSRQITASALPDGFVDFGSGGISAVPYLALIAVAVLVATAYYMKHFGSGRELYALGSNPEAARLAGIPVRKRILVAYTFCGALAGLAGALYLARFGNVDSSTGNGYELTVVSAVVVGGVVFTGGSGSVYGAALGALLLTSINSVLPALGVSSVWVLAINGILLILAIAVDRVVALRVAAALKKRNARHG; the protein is encoded by the coding sequence ATGACGGTGACCACCCCTCAGAACAGCCCCGTCACCGAGGTGCCCAAGTCCAGCGGCACCCGGCTCGTGGACCGCGTCTTCAAGATGCGCGAACTCGCCATCCTGGTCGTCTTCCTGGTGATGATCGTCGTCACCCAGCTCGGCAACAGCGAGTTCCTCACCGAACAGGGCATCAAGGACCTGCTGCTCAACGCGACCATCCTGGTGCTGGTCGCCGTCGGCCAGTCCCTGGTCGTCATCACCCGCAACGTCGACCTGTCGGTCGGCTCCACCCTCGGCATCAGCGCCTTCGCCGCCGGTACCTATCTCCAGGGCGGCGGCAACGCGGTCGTGGCCGTGGCTCTCGCGGTCCTGATGGGCATCGGCTTCGGTCTGCTGAACGGACTGCTCGTCAGCCTCGGTCAGGTCCCCGCCCTCGTCGTCACCCTCGGCACGCTGTACATCATCCGGGGCATCGACTCGATCTGGGTCGGCTCCCGCCAGATCACCGCGTCCGCCCTCCCCGACGGCTTCGTCGACTTCGGCTCCGGCGGCATCTCCGCGGTGCCCTACCTGGCGCTGATCGCGGTGGCGGTGCTGGTGGCGACGGCGTACTACATGAAGCACTTCGGCAGCGGACGCGAGCTGTACGCCCTCGGCTCCAACCCGGAGGCCGCCCGGCTCGCCGGTATCCCGGTCCGCAAGCGCATCCTGGTCGCCTACACGTTCTGCGGCGCCCTCGCCGGCCTCGCCGGAGCGCTGTACCTGGCCCGCTTCGGCAACGTCGACTCCAGCACCGGCAACGGCTACGAACTCACCGTCGTCAGCGCGGTCGTCGTCGGCGGTGTCGTCTTCACCGGCGGCTCCGGCAGCGTCTACGGCGCGGCGCTCGGCGCCCTGCTGCTGACCTCCATCAACAGCGTGCTGCCCGCCCTCGGCGTCAGCTCGGTGTGGGTGCTGGCCATCAACGGCATCCTGCTCATCCTCGCCATCGCCGTGGACCGCGTCGTCGCGCTGCGGGTGGCGGCAGCCCTGAAGAAGAGGAACGCCCGCCATGGCTGA
- a CDS encoding sugar ABC transporter ATP-binding protein, which produces MTHRSDTGPAPVLALKGVSKSFGAVRALRDVSLELFPGEVHALAGENGAGKSTLIKSLAGVHRPDSGQVLLDGEPTVFHGPADARDAGIAVIYQEPTLFPDLSIAENIFMGRQPRRALGRIDHKATHAATLALMQRLGVELDPDRPARGLSIADQQIVEIAKALSFDARVLIMDEPTAALTGSEVARLFGVVRTLREQGSAVLFISHRLEEIFQICQRVTTLRDGAWISSEPIDGMTEDDLVRRMVGRDLEELYPKQDVEAGEVALSVRRLTREGVFTDVSFDVRRGEIVGLAGLVGAGRTEVARAVFGIDRWDAGEVDLDGRALTNGAPSVAMAAGLALVPEDRRAQGLVMDMSIERNIGLTGLRTSVRAGLVDRGAERDRSLDWAVKLQVKYARIADTVNTLSGGNQQKVVLAKWLATGPKVLIVDEPTRGIDVGTKAEVHRLLSQLAADGVAVLMISSDLPEILGMADRVLVMHEGRLTAEIPRSEATEESVMAAATGRAAA; this is translated from the coding sequence ATGACCCACCGGTCCGACACGGGTCCGGCCCCCGTTCTCGCGCTGAAGGGCGTCTCCAAGTCCTTCGGCGCCGTACGCGCCCTGCGGGACGTGTCCCTCGAACTGTTCCCGGGCGAGGTGCACGCACTCGCCGGGGAGAACGGCGCGGGCAAGTCGACCCTGATCAAGAGCCTCGCCGGGGTGCACCGACCGGACTCCGGTCAGGTGCTCCTCGACGGCGAGCCCACGGTCTTCCACGGCCCGGCCGACGCCCGGGACGCGGGTATCGCCGTGATCTACCAGGAGCCCACGCTCTTCCCCGACCTTTCGATCGCCGAGAACATCTTCATGGGCCGCCAGCCACGGCGCGCCCTCGGCCGCATCGATCACAAGGCCACCCACGCGGCGACCCTCGCCCTGATGCAGCGGCTCGGTGTCGAACTCGACCCCGACCGCCCGGCGCGCGGACTGTCCATCGCCGACCAGCAGATCGTCGAGATCGCCAAGGCGCTCTCCTTCGACGCCCGCGTCCTGATCATGGACGAGCCCACGGCGGCCCTCACCGGCAGCGAGGTGGCCCGGCTCTTCGGCGTCGTCCGCACCCTGCGCGAGCAGGGCTCCGCCGTCCTGTTCATCTCCCACCGGCTGGAGGAGATCTTCCAGATCTGCCAGCGGGTCACCACCCTGCGCGACGGCGCCTGGATCTCCAGCGAACCGATCGACGGCATGACCGAGGACGACCTGGTCCGCCGCATGGTCGGCCGCGACCTGGAGGAGCTGTACCCGAAGCAGGACGTCGAGGCGGGTGAAGTCGCGCTGAGCGTGCGGCGGTTGACCCGCGAGGGCGTCTTCACCGATGTCTCCTTCGACGTCCGCCGCGGCGAGATCGTGGGCCTTGCCGGTCTCGTCGGCGCCGGCCGCACCGAGGTCGCGCGGGCCGTCTTCGGCATCGACCGCTGGGACGCGGGCGAGGTCGACCTCGACGGCCGCGCGCTCACCAACGGCGCCCCGTCCGTCGCGATGGCCGCCGGGCTCGCCCTGGTCCCCGAGGACCGCCGCGCCCAGGGCCTGGTGATGGACATGTCCATCGAGCGGAACATCGGCCTCACCGGGCTCCGTACGAGCGTCAGGGCCGGCCTCGTCGACCGCGGCGCCGAACGCGACCGCTCCCTCGACTGGGCGGTCAAGCTCCAGGTCAAGTACGCCCGGATCGCCGACACCGTCAACACCCTGTCCGGCGGCAACCAGCAGAAGGTCGTCCTCGCCAAGTGGCTCGCCACCGGCCCCAAGGTGCTGATCGTCGACGAGCCCACCCGGGGCATCGACGTCGGCACCAAGGCCGAGGTGCACCGCCTCCTCAGTCAGCTCGCCGCCGACGGGGTCGCCGTGCTGATGATCTCCTCCGACCTGCCCGAGATCCTCGGTATGGCCGACCGCGTGCTCGTGATGCACGAGGGCCGGCTCACCGCCGAGATCCCTCGCTCCGAAGCCACCGAGGAATCCGTGATGGCCGCAGCCACCGGGAGGGCCGCCGCATGA
- a CDS encoding alpha/beta fold hydrolase, translating to MSVSYRQPGVVLTDRRFAVPLDHDDPAGERIELYAREVVASDKADAELPWLVYLQGGPGFGANRFVGREAWLERALAEYRVLLLDQRGTGASTPANRQTLPLRGGPAEQADYLAHFRADSIVRDCEAIRPGITGGAPWAVLGQSFGGFCAVGYLSEAPEGLSRVVITGGLPSLDAGADEVYQAAFPRIERKVAAHYARYPQDVERARHIAEHLLQHDVVLPGGYRLTVEAFQSLGILLGRGDGSHRLHFLLEDAFVRTPGGPALADSFQEEVQGLLSYAGHPLYALLHEAIYGQDAGPTDWAAERVRGRFPQFDAAKALTGDGPVLFTGESVHPWMFDSDPALRPLRETAEELAGRRGWTPLYDPDRLAANEVPVAAAIYHDDMYVDTAHSLRTARAIRGLRTWVTDEFEHDGVRAGGPRVLDRLLALTRDDA from the coding sequence TTGTCCGTCAGCTACCGGCAGCCCGGTGTCGTCCTCACCGACCGTCGTTTCGCCGTCCCCCTCGACCACGACGACCCGGCGGGGGAGCGGATCGAGCTGTACGCGCGCGAGGTCGTCGCGAGCGACAAGGCGGACGCCGAACTGCCCTGGCTGGTCTATCTGCAGGGCGGCCCCGGCTTCGGGGCGAACCGTTTCGTCGGCCGTGAGGCCTGGCTGGAGCGGGCCCTCGCGGAGTACCGCGTCCTGCTCCTGGACCAGCGCGGCACCGGCGCCTCCACCCCCGCCAACCGCCAGACCCTCCCGCTGCGCGGCGGCCCCGCCGAACAGGCCGACTACCTCGCCCACTTCCGCGCCGACTCCATCGTCCGCGACTGCGAGGCCATCCGCCCCGGGATCACCGGCGGCGCCCCCTGGGCCGTCCTCGGCCAGAGCTTCGGCGGCTTCTGCGCGGTCGGCTATCTCTCCGAGGCGCCCGAGGGCCTGAGCCGGGTCGTCATCACCGGCGGACTGCCCTCCCTCGACGCAGGCGCCGACGAGGTCTACCAGGCCGCCTTCCCGCGCATCGAACGCAAGGTCGCCGCGCACTACGCCCGCTACCCGCAGGACGTCGAGCGGGCCCGGCACATCGCCGAGCACCTGCTCCAGCACGACGTCGTCCTCCCGGGCGGCTACCGCCTCACCGTCGAGGCGTTCCAGTCCCTCGGCATCCTGCTCGGCCGCGGCGACGGCAGCCACCGGCTGCACTTCCTGCTGGAGGACGCCTTCGTCCGCACCCCCGGCGGTCCCGCCCTGGCCGACTCCTTCCAGGAGGAGGTCCAGGGCCTGCTGTCGTACGCGGGCCACCCCCTGTACGCGCTCCTGCACGAGGCCATCTACGGCCAGGACGCGGGCCCCACCGACTGGGCGGCGGAGCGGGTGCGCGGCCGGTTCCCGCAGTTCGACGCCGCCAAGGCACTCACCGGCGACGGCCCGGTGCTCTTCACGGGGGAGTCCGTGCACCCCTGGATGTTCGACAGCGACCCCGCCCTGCGCCCGCTCCGCGAGACCGCCGAGGAACTGGCCGGGCGGCGGGGCTGGACCCCCCTGTACGACCCGGACCGGCTCGCCGCCAACGAGGTGCCGGTCGCCGCCGCGATCTACCACGACGACATGTACGTCGACACGGCCCACTCCCTGCGCACCGCCCGCGCGATCCGGGGCCTGCGCACCTGGGTCACGGACGAGTTCGAGCACGACGGCGTCCGGGCCGGGGGACCGCGGGTCCTGGACCGGCTGCTGGCACTGACGCGCGACGACGCGTAA
- a CDS encoding ABC transporter permease, with protein sequence MADSTLSRAIRWDTVVGATLIVVLLLSFTTVDGFGNALNLSFLIGNTLPIALVALPMTLLVVSGEIDLSVASTAGLSGAVMGALWNQGMTIETIIPICLALGVVCGLINGLLVTKLGLSSLAVTIGTLAAYRGIAQIVLGSDAVTDFPTQYLDFAAGRIGDSFVPQAFIPFLVLLVIAVIALHATPFGRSLFAIGASEEAARFTGIRVKRQKLILFTVTGLMASLTGIFWALHYASARYDNATGLELSVIAAVLLGGIDFDGGKGTLGGAIAGVFLLGTLQNVMSLQDVSAQSQIVVTGVLLVLSVLGPRVARQISVARAGRRAASAPVAKAPTPAP encoded by the coding sequence ATGGCTGACTCCACCCTGTCGCGCGCGATCCGCTGGGACACCGTGGTCGGCGCCACCCTGATCGTCGTCCTCCTGCTCTCCTTCACCACCGTCGACGGGTTCGGCAACGCCCTCAACCTGTCGTTCCTCATCGGCAACACCCTGCCGATCGCGCTGGTCGCCCTCCCGATGACCCTCCTCGTGGTCTCCGGCGAGATCGACCTGTCCGTCGCCTCCACCGCCGGACTCTCCGGCGCGGTGATGGGCGCCCTGTGGAACCAGGGCATGACCATCGAGACGATCATCCCGATCTGTCTGGCCCTCGGCGTGGTCTGCGGACTGATCAACGGTCTGCTGGTCACCAAGCTCGGTCTGTCCTCCCTCGCCGTCACCATCGGTACGCTCGCCGCCTACCGGGGCATCGCGCAGATCGTGCTCGGCTCCGACGCCGTGACCGACTTCCCCACCCAGTACCTGGACTTCGCGGCCGGCCGGATCGGCGACAGCTTCGTCCCGCAGGCCTTCATCCCCTTCCTGGTGCTGCTCGTCATCGCCGTGATCGCCCTGCACGCCACCCCGTTCGGGCGCTCCCTGTTCGCGATCGGCGCCAGCGAGGAGGCCGCGCGCTTCACCGGTATCCGCGTCAAGCGCCAGAAGCTGATCCTCTTCACCGTGACGGGCCTCATGGCCTCCCTCACCGGTATCTTCTGGGCGCTGCACTACGCCAGCGCCCGCTACGACAACGCGACCGGCCTCGAACTCTCCGTCATCGCCGCCGTGTTGCTCGGCGGCATCGACTTCGACGGCGGCAAGGGGACGCTCGGCGGCGCGATCGCCGGTGTGTTCCTGCTCGGCACCCTGCAGAACGTCATGAGCCTCCAGGACGTCTCCGCCCAGTCGCAGATCGTCGTCACCGGTGTCCTGCTCGTCCTCTCCGTGCTCGGCCCCCGGGTCGCACGCCAGATCTCCGTCGCCAGAGCCGGCCGCAGAGCGGCCTCGGCGCCGGTTGCCAAGGCGCCCACACCAGCCCCCTGA
- the rhaS gene encoding rhamnose ABC transporter substrate-binding protein, which produces MRKATLRRSCAALAAATSLALALTACGGTTKSDVKDDSASAAATGKADPNAELKKGLTVGFLPKQVNNPYFTSADKGGEAALKELGSSYKEVGPSSATDTSGQVNYVNTLTQQQVDAIAVSAQDPGALCTALKQAMSNDIKVVTYDSDTKPECRNAFVSQASAEDLGRTEVQLLAEQIGYKGEIAVLSAAQTATNQNTWIDFMKDELKDPKYKDIKLVKVAYGDDDAQKSFQQTQGLLQEYPNLKGIISPTTVGIKAAAQYLSGSKYKGKVKLTGLGTPNDMRKYVKDGTVEGFELWDPAKLGELAARTSVALVSGQITGKEGETFTAGDMGEYTIGKDGVISLGKPTVFTKDNIDQFNF; this is translated from the coding sequence ATGCGCAAGGCAACCCTCCGTCGCTCCTGTGCGGCCCTCGCCGCGGCCACCTCCCTCGCACTCGCCCTGACCGCCTGTGGCGGCACCACCAAGAGCGACGTCAAGGACGACTCCGCCTCCGCCGCGGCGACCGGCAAGGCCGACCCGAACGCCGAGCTGAAGAAGGGCCTGACCGTCGGCTTCCTGCCGAAGCAGGTCAACAACCCGTACTTCACCTCCGCCGACAAGGGCGGCGAGGCGGCCCTGAAGGAGCTGGGCTCCAGCTACAAGGAGGTCGGCCCGTCCAGCGCCACGGACACCTCCGGCCAGGTCAACTACGTCAACACGCTCACCCAGCAGCAGGTCGACGCGATCGCCGTCTCCGCGCAGGACCCGGGCGCCCTGTGCACCGCGCTCAAGCAGGCCATGAGCAACGACATCAAGGTCGTCACCTACGACTCCGACACCAAGCCGGAGTGCCGCAACGCCTTCGTCTCGCAGGCCAGCGCCGAGGACCTCGGCCGCACCGAGGTCCAGCTGCTCGCCGAGCAGATCGGCTACAAGGGCGAGATCGCCGTTCTGTCGGCCGCGCAGACCGCGACCAACCAGAACACCTGGATCGACTTCATGAAGGACGAGCTGAAGGACCCCAAGTACAAGGACATCAAGCTCGTCAAGGTCGCCTACGGTGACGACGACGCCCAGAAGTCGTTCCAGCAGACACAGGGCCTGCTGCAGGAGTACCCGAACCTGAAGGGGATCATCTCCCCGACCACGGTCGGCATCAAGGCCGCCGCCCAGTACCTGTCGGGCTCCAAGTACAAGGGCAAGGTCAAGCTGACCGGCCTCGGCACCCCCAACGACATGCGCAAGTACGTCAAGGACGGCACCGTCGAGGGCTTCGAGCTGTGGGACCCGGCGAAGCTCGGCGAGCTGGCCGCCCGTACCTCCGTGGCGCTGGTCTCCGGTCAGATCACCGGCAAGGAGGGCGAGACCTTCACCGCCGGCGACATGGGTGAGTACACCATCGGCAAGGACGGTGTGATCAGCCTCGGCAAGCCGACCGTGTTCACCAAGGACAACATCGACCAGTTCAACTTCTGA